Genomic window (Salinibacterium sp. M195):
CCACCTCGCCAACAGTCAAGCAACCGGTGGCGCCCTTCTCTCGATGCTCGAAGAGCTTGTAGAGGCGCGTCGAGGCGCAAACCGTGCCGGGGCTGGGTTCCGTGGTGCTACGAACTTCGATTCCTCGGCGATTGTGCAGGGGGAGCGTGTGGGTCAGGACGACCAATCGGCGCCACCACCCGTTGCCCAGCCTGCCATTCTGGTTCTTATCGGACATGATGCCCCGATCGACAAAGCGCGACTGGTGCAGTTGGCCGAAAATGGTGCCGAGGCGGGCGTGTTCCCCATCTGGTTGGCGCCGGAGGTGTCAGACCTCCCCGCTGCAGCGAGAACATACATCGAAACGAATGGCGATCACAGCCAGTCTGCGGTTGGCTACGTTCGCTTGGGTCGTCGCATTAGCCCGGTGACGACTGAACCAGTGTCCAGCGAGAATTCGCTGAAACTGGCGCGCCGACTCGCTCCCGTTTATGACGCTGGCTTCTCTGAAGCAGATGAGAGCGATATCCCTCGCAGCGTTTCTTTGGTTTCGCTCTTGGGAACCGACCTCACTGAGAGCAGCGAAGCCGCGATCGAGCGGTGGCAGCAGAACGACTCAATTCACGACCGTTCAGGGGCGCCGCCGAAACGTTCTCGTCGTACCGGCAGGTTGCGCGCGATCGTCGGCCAAGCATCGGTAGATGCCATGCACCTCGATTTGCGAGCTCAAGGCCCTCACGCGCTTGTCGGCGGAACTACCGGCTCAGGAAAGAGCGAATTTCTGCAAGCCTGGGTTCTCGGTATGGCGGCGGAATATAGCCCCGACAGAGTGACCTTCCTCTTTATCGACTACAAGGGCGGCTCTGCGTTCGCCGACTGTGTCAGCCTCCCGCACTGTGTGGGGCTCGTCACCGACCTCAGCCCCCACCTGGTGCGCCGCGCTCTCACGAGTTTGCGGGCCGAGTTGCACTATCGCGAGCACCTCCTCAACAGGAAGAAAGCGAAAGACCTTCTTGAGTTGGAGAAGCGGGGCGACCCGGAGAGCCCGCCAGCGCTGGTTCTGGTCATTGACGAGTTCGCCGCGCTCGTTGGCGAAGTGCCAGAGTTCGTCGATGGGGTAGTCGACATCGCCCAGCGCGGTCGCTCGCTCGGCATCCATCTCATCATGGCAACACAACGTCCGGCCGGCGTCATCAAAGACAACCTGCGGGCAAACACGAACTTGCGCATTGCGCTCCGTATGGCCGATGAAACCGACAGTCAAGATGTGGTCGGCGACAAGATTGCTGGCACATTTGACCCCTCTATCCCCGGTCGGGGAATAGCCAAGACGGGGCCAGGTCGACTCACGTTGTTCCAATCGGCATACGCCGGCGGGTGGAGCCGGGCCGAGAAGCCCGTTCCTTCGATCGAAGTTGGCGAGCTGCGCTTCGGTGCTGAGCTGTTGTGGGAGAAGCCGGGCGGCGCGGTCGAGCCGACATCCGACGATGAGCAAGGCCCAACCGATCAAGCACGAATCGTGGCCAATCTGATTTCTGCGGCCACCGCGGCTCACATTCCGGCGGCCCGACGTCCGTGGCTAGACCAGCTTGCACCGCGCTATGACCTGACTCGATTGCGCCAGCGCACCGATGCCGAGCTGGTTCTTGGCGTCAACGACGTGCCTACTCGCCAGCTGCAGAATGAAGTCTTCTTCAAACCAGACATTGACGGCAACATTGTGGTTTACGGTTCCGGTGGTACCGGAAAATCGACGATGCTGCGCAGCCTCGCCGTTGCTGCTGGGGTGACTCCACGCGGTGGCCCCGTAGACGTCTATGGTCTCGACTTCGGCACGGGTGCGCTGCGGATGCTGGAACCTTTGCCGCACGTGGGCTCCATCGTCAGCGGAGACGACCCGGAACGAGTCATCCGGTTGCTGCGCACTCTTCGCGGAATTGTCGAAGAACGTGGCGACCGGTACACCGCCGTGAACGCTTCGACGATCGCGGAGTATCGCACTATCGCTAACCGGCCGGCCGAGGCACGCATCCTGTTGTTGGTCGATAATTTCCCGGCCTTCCGGGCCGAGTTCGAAGTGGGAGCCTCTCGCGCGCCCTGGTACGCCGCGTTCATGCAACTTCTCACAGAGGGTCGCGGGCTGGGCGTTCACGTCGCACTTTCGGCAGACCGCCCGGGGAGCGTTCCGTCTGCAGTTAGCGCTGCGATAACGCGCCGGGTGGTGCTGCGCCAAGCGGAGGAGAGTTCCTACTTCTTGTTGGATACCCCGACGGATGTGTTGTCAGCAGCGTCGCCTCCGGGGCGAGCAATTATCGACGGGCTCGAAACTCAGCTCGCGGTCGTCGGCGGCACTGCAAACGTTGCGGAGCAGTCTGCTGCCATTGAAAAGTTGGCGCGTGCTATCTCGCGCACCGACCGTACGCCGGCGCCAGCGGTAGGCACACTGCCGTTGGAATACCCGAGTTCGCAGTTGCCGGCGATGATCGGTGACCAGGCGGCCTTGGGCATCTCAGAAGTGGATCTTCAACCAACGGGTTTCGAACCAAGCGGAATGTTCGTGCTCGCGGGGCCTCCCGCGAGTGGACGATCCAACGCGCTCTCCGTGCTCATCACTGCCGTGGAACGCGCGGTGCCCAACGTCACTCGCTACTACATCGGCAATCCACGCTCGGCACTGTCGCAGACCTCGGGATGGGAAGCTACCGCGACTCGCCTCGAAGATGTCAGTGATCTCGCGAAAGAAATAACGGCGACGGTCGAGGAGGGCCATGAGGGTCGTATTCTCGTCGTGATCGAACAAATTGCTGACTTCTTGAGTTCAAGCGCCGATGCCGCACTCGTTGCCATGTTGAAGGCGATTAAGCGAAGCGACCACATGGTCATTGCCGAAGCTGATTCTTCGCAGTGGGGCTCATCGTGGCCGCTGATGAGCGAAGTGAAATCGGCGCGCACGGGATTCTTGCTGCAACCGGAGACTCTAGACGGGGATTCCATCCTCAAGACCGGGTTGCCGCGGGTCTCTCGAGCCGAGTTCCCGCCAGGCCGCGGCTACTTTATCGCTCGCGGCAAAGCGGTTCGCGTACAACTTCCCCTCTTCGATGAGCGGCTTAGCTCATGAACGACTCACTCGAGCCGAAGGATCCCGTCGATAAGTCAACTCGGGCGATCGTGCTCGACAAGAACTACCGGCCTGCGTCGATGGGGAGTGCTCCCCATCGACGCAGGTCGGTGGCAAAGATAGATTCAGATAACTAGCCCGCTCCCTGAGCGGCGAAACAACCAGAAGGAGCATTTCCATGGCAAATCTTAACGTCACCTACGACGATCTCCGCAACGCATCTCAGCGTCTTCGCACCGGCCAAGAAGAGTTGAACTCGAAGCTCACCGAACTGAGTGGAATCGTTTCGGACCTCACCTCGAATGGTTTCCAGGCTGAAGCATCATCAGCGGCATACCGTGACTCGTTCGAGAAGTTCACTTCAGGAACGCGGTCGGCAATCGATGGACTCGAAGGCCTCTCGCAGTTCCTCGTCTCGGCCGCCGATCAACTTCAGC
Coding sequences:
- a CDS encoding WXG100 family type VII secretion target produces the protein MANLNVTYDDLRNASQRLRTGQEELNSKLTELSGIVSDLTSNGFQAEASSAAYRDSFEKFTSGTRSAIDGLEGLSQFLVSAADQLQQTDEGLAAAIRG
- a CDS encoding FtsK/SpoIIIE domain-containing protein, which translates into the protein MKLKLTLKRENGPQSDIVVTSDASATVGSLAEAIATVDPFASKATAVRSLTLLSSQGGAGRVLEPDVALGDSPIASGATVKLSADSGSLPPAAGTQPAATLTIVDGPDIGRIITLPIGGAVLGRDARADILLDDPLVSKLHARVDVAPGVVRIVDLNSANGIEVDGGPVTRVELGDGETVLVGNSLIRVGIVVQEDRTHDFLAEGPIGFNRSPRVEERYPGEEFVGPKVPAPAEPTPFPWLSLIAPLLMGLVLFAVTQRLISVVFVALSPLLMLSTFFTNSRLRKRKAKLELEQFEKQLTYLSEELESQHPIEKSVRLRELPSTSEVYDEAMTLGPVLWTRRPEHWSFLSLRLGVGSLPSRNSVSVVGEDEGVPELRDRFREVRDRYSTVDGVPLAENLYESGALGIVGEHHSAADVARGLVTQAVGLHSPTELVVTAIVGPTWSPEFEWLKWLPHTAAPNSPISGSHLANSQATGGALLSMLEELVEARRGANRAGAGFRGATNFDSSAIVQGERVGQDDQSAPPPVAQPAILVLIGHDAPIDKARLVQLAENGAEAGVFPIWLAPEVSDLPAAARTYIETNGDHSQSAVGYVRLGRRISPVTTEPVSSENSLKLARRLAPVYDAGFSEADESDIPRSVSLVSLLGTDLTESSEAAIERWQQNDSIHDRSGAPPKRSRRTGRLRAIVGQASVDAMHLDLRAQGPHALVGGTTGSGKSEFLQAWVLGMAAEYSPDRVTFLFIDYKGGSAFADCVSLPHCVGLVTDLSPHLVRRALTSLRAELHYREHLLNRKKAKDLLELEKRGDPESPPALVLVIDEFAALVGEVPEFVDGVVDIAQRGRSLGIHLIMATQRPAGVIKDNLRANTNLRIALRMADETDSQDVVGDKIAGTFDPSIPGRGIAKTGPGRLTLFQSAYAGGWSRAEKPVPSIEVGELRFGAELLWEKPGGAVEPTSDDEQGPTDQARIVANLISAATAAHIPAARRPWLDQLAPRYDLTRLRQRTDAELVLGVNDVPTRQLQNEVFFKPDIDGNIVVYGSGGTGKSTMLRSLAVAAGVTPRGGPVDVYGLDFGTGALRMLEPLPHVGSIVSGDDPERVIRLLRTLRGIVEERGDRYTAVNASTIAEYRTIANRPAEARILLLVDNFPAFRAEFEVGASRAPWYAAFMQLLTEGRGLGVHVALSADRPGSVPSAVSAAITRRVVLRQAEESSYFLLDTPTDVLSAASPPGRAIIDGLETQLAVVGGTANVAEQSAAIEKLARAISRTDRTPAPAVGTLPLEYPSSQLPAMIGDQAALGISEVDLQPTGFEPSGMFVLAGPPASGRSNALSVLITAVERAVPNVTRYYIGNPRSALSQTSGWEATATRLEDVSDLAKEITATVEEGHEGRILVVIEQIADFLSSSADAALVAMLKAIKRSDHMVIAEADSSQWGSSWPLMSEVKSARTGFLLQPETLDGDSILKTGLPRVSRAEFPPGRGYFIARGKAVRVQLPLFDERLSS